The Prunus dulcis chromosome 3, ALMONDv2, whole genome shotgun sequence genome segment CTAGAATCAGGTTTCCCAACTGTGGTTTGGCAAGCAAGTCTCCAATTTTTCGGTTTCTGCAAATTGTTCAATGTTAAGCCCTTCACTACAATTAGGCATACTGCTCTCACAATGATAGTCCAGTCTAATCTAGGCCTATGATCATACCTTTTTAAGGTGTTCCTTCTCTTTTCCTGTTCGAGGGTTTAACAGCTCTTTTCCTTGAACAACCTAGCAACACAAGGAAGATTCTTCACttgttgaaaaattgaaatgactCAAGTCAGATACaagaaaaagggggaaaaGAAAACTGGGAAAGATCACCTCAACCATACATGTCCCGCAGGTTCCTACTCCCCCACAATTGAGCAGAGTCCTGGCCTGAACATTTTGAACATTTTGAGCATGTAAATGTTTCTGTTCTAAATCACTAGAGAGAAGCTtagagcaagagagagaagctTACATAGGGTCCATACAAATCAATATTTGAATCCAACATTATATTCCTAAGCTTCTGCCCTCCACAAGCTTGACGAAGATGCACATCTGGTGTTTGATCAGGAAGTAACACAgactgaaaacaaaacaacaaaaccaatGAAGGACACAAATTGTAAGTTTTCatatgaacatatatatacatagttTATAGAACTTACACTAACAAATGCAAAATCAACCAAAGGGGGTTGCTCTGGGTCAATAGCTCCAGATGGGTTCTCTTGGGATGTGCTAACTGCTCTAATTTTTCCTCTGGAGAAGAAGCTGTGAGGCTTAGAGGGTCTGAGAGTTGAATGGGAGTTGGCAATGGTGGAATTTATCAAGTGAAATGGGAGGGAGCAAAAAGATGAACCACAAGAGCTCAGTTGGAGACTGCCCattttgatgatgatatgTTGAAAGAaagattattattaattttttttcttcaaaagatAGGTTGTGTTGTGTAGGATAATTTAGCAGTGCTAGTTTCATGGGTTTGGTTTGCATCATGATGGATGTGTGGTGGATTTTGCCAATTACCTTATCCCATATGAAGTGCCTGCCCAACAAATAtgatacataaataaaataaaataaaatacaagatAATTAAAATGGGGCCAAATCTCAATTGGAATGCAAGGCCTGCTCAAAAAATTGGGCTGGGCTacttttggttttgaaaaCATTTGGGCTGATTAAACTGGACCAGTCTAGACCCAACAATTTAGAGGCAAATTTCAAAAAGCGCTAGAAGGAGGGTTCGAACCTCCGACCTTGTGGTTAACAGCCACACGCTCTAACCAACTGAGCTATTCCAGCACGTTGGCAATTATTCTAACATTAACAATTTAAAGTAAGTGAAAAGAAACATTACTTTGTGTTGGCGTAGCTAAGTGAGGGTATTATGGACATTTCTCAGTACCAGCTCATCAGTGTTTTGACGGGATAAAATGCCGTATgaaaaaagatataaaatgtaaaactttcaaatttttttttttttatgaaacaaaaatatatggtAACTTATTTTGGCCCATTTTTGGATTGGGTTTGATGGGTGGGTTGGGTACAATTGTGGACCTTACAAGCTAATAGCCAATTCTCCCCATAAAAAACACCCAAGATTTCAAACACCCTGCTAAAACCCCTTTTGAAGTTCGAAGTTGCActacatttttcatttttatagaCCAAATCAATGAGAATTGAGTCGGAATGCCAATGCTTATGCCCCAAGTCACAAACCTCCgtctcctcttcttttcccCTTTCCCTCGTCTCTCATTATCTTCCCTCAGTCTTAAACCCTTAAAACCTCGCACTCTCTTCACCGCCCTCGCTTCCTCCTACCGAAAACGACACC includes the following:
- the LOC117623502 gene encoding photosynthetic NDH subunit of subcomplex B 3, chloroplastic isoform X2, producing MGSLQLSSCGSSFCSLPFHLINSTIANSHSTLRPSKPHSFFSRGKIRAVSTSQENPSGAIDPEQPPLVDFAFVSSVLLPDQTPDVHLRQACGGQKLRNIMLDSNIDLYGPYARTLLNCGGVGTCGTCMVEVVQGKELLNPRTGKEKEHLKKKPKNWRLACQTTVGKPDSRGLVVVQQLPEWKAHEWRYEEILVDPSQPS
- the LOC117623502 gene encoding photosynthetic NDH subunit of subcomplex B 3, chloroplastic isoform X1 translates to MGSLQLSSCGSSFCSLPFHLINSTIANSHSTLRPSKPHSFFSRGKIRAVSTSQENPSGAIDPEQPPLVDFAFVSSVLLPDQTPDVHLRQACGGQKLRNIMLDSNIDLYGPYARTLLNCGGVGTCGTCMVEVVQGKELLNPRTGKEKEHLKKKPKNWRLACQTTVGKPDSRGLVCDVFMLENNIVFLVMLSLNKHLHQFMDSWVELIASFSYDCRLLSNNCQNGKHMNGVMKKS